One part of the Gossypium raimondii isolate GPD5lz chromosome 1, ASM2569854v1, whole genome shotgun sequence genome encodes these proteins:
- the LOC105785702 gene encoding phytanoyl-CoA dioxygenase: MGIVGNLTPQQRQSFDSQGFLVIESFASPAEIEAMRKRMDGMLQAFDPTTTASIFSTKNQVQLTSEYFYESAEKISFFFEEKAFDDNGNLKQPKELSINKVGHALHEIDPVFKEFSCSEKVSSLLFSLGYKKPVIIQSMYIFKQPGIGGEVTPHQDNSFLYTEPKTCTGLWLALEDATVVNGCLWAIPESQKNGLVRRFIRGDDGVYFDRPSPSYDQKDFVPIEVKAGSLVVIHGDLIHQSFENQSSNSRHAYSLHAVDTDGCKWAEDNWIRRKVEPKPLYASGQT, translated from the exons ATGGGCATCGTTGGAAATCTCACTCCACAGCAGCGCCAATCTTTCGACTCTCAAG GTTTTCTTGTGATTGAATCATTTGCTAGCCCTGCAGAAATTGAAGCTATGAGGAAGAGAATGGACGGAATGCTTCAGGCCTTTGACCCTACCACCACCGCTTCTATTTTCTCCACCAAAAATCAA GTACAATTGACCAGTGAATACTTCTATGAAAGTGCTGAAAagatttcctttttctttgaag AAAAAGCATTTGATGATAATGGAAATTTAAAGCAACCGAAGGAACTTTCTATTAATAAAGTCGGGCATG CGTTACATGAGATTGATCCAGTTTTCAAAGAATTCTCTTGCTCTGAGAAGGTTTCGAGTTTGCTTTTCTCCTTAGGTTACAAGAAGCCCGTGATCATTCAATCAATGTATATCTTTAAG CAACCAGGTATAGGAGGTGAGGTAACTCCTCACCAGGACAACTCGTTTCTTTATACTGAACCTAAAACTTGCACTGGTCTGTGGCTAGCTCTAGAAGATGCTACAGTTGTAAACGGCTGCCTTTGGGCCATTCCTGAATCTCAAAAAA ATGGTCTTGTTAGAAGGTTCATTAGGGGTGATGATGGAGTTTACTTTGATAGGCCGTCCCCATCGTATGACCAGAAAGATTTTGTGCCTATTGAAGTAAAAGCTGGGTCTTTGGTTGTAATTCATGGTGACCTTATTCATCAAAG TTTTGAAAATCAGTCTTCAAATTCACGGCATGCATACAGCTTGCATGCGGTAGATACTGATGGCTGCAAGTGGGCAGAAGATAATTG GATCCGAAGAAAAGTTGAACCTAAGCCCCTTTACGCTTCTGGACAGACTTGA